In the Psychromicrobium lacuslunae genome, GAGTCAGCACGATGTTGTCTGCGGAAAGCGCGCCCTCAGAGGTCTCAATCGTCCAACGCTGCGTGCTCAGGGGGTTAATGCTCAGTTCTTTGGCCTTCGCCCGGGTTCTGATGTCCAGGCTGTGACTGGAGGCGTAGTGCCTGAGTACCCGGAGCACCTCGCCGCGTTCGGTTAAGCTGCCCGGCTCGCTAACCTGGTGTTTCGCATTTGCTGTTCCGGTGCCGAAGAGTTCGCAATGATCCACCACGATGGAATTCACGCCGCGCCGACTCAACTCAGTTGCCACCGCCAGGCCAGAAAGACCGGAGCCAATCACCACCGTGGTGGTGCGTTCGGTGCATGGTGCACCATCTAGCTGGGTCATCGTGCTGGGCCTCCTTGGCTGCCGGTGCGTGATGGCAACACGTTCGAGTGGTTACGCGGACCTGGAAAGCAGTACGCGATCCAGGTAATCGTTGGTGAAGACGCCCCCCGGGTCAACACTATTTCGAAGCCTACAGAACTTCTCCATGGCTGGGTAGAGCTCAGCCAATTCTGTTGACTGGAGAAAATGCCACTTGCCCCAATGCGGTCGGCCTTGGTGGGCGACGAAGATTTCCTGCGCGGCTTTGAAGAACTCGAAGGGGTCGGTCCGCCAGTATTGGTGCACCGCAATATAGCCGGTCTGCCGTCCGGAAGCGGTGGAGAGTGGGATATCGTCCGCAGCAGCGCAGCGCACCTCGATCGGGAAGGAGACATTGAATCTGCGTCGAGCGATCATCGCCTTGAGTTCTCGTAACACGGTGTCCAGCTCGCTGAAAGGCACAGCGAATTCCATCTCCCTGAATCGCACGCTGCGTTCGGTGGCGAAAACCTTATAAGACCGGTCGGTGTACTCACGGTTTCCAGTGAGTTTAGAAGCCATCCGATTGACCGTCGGGATGCTGCCGGGGAACACATTTGTGCCCCGGCAAATCGCGGCGAAGAGCTTGTTTGAAACCAGCACATCATCGAGCAAATGTTGGCTACGACTTAGCGGCCGAGCGCCTCGGCTCGGCCCGGTCCGCTGCCCCAGAGCGGTCCGGGTGTTCGACTTGGTCAGGGCAACTTCGGTGTGCGGGAACCAATAAAACTCGAAATGGTCGGCCTCAGCCATTCGTTTCGGGAGGGTTTCAAGGACCTGCTCCAGGGGCTCGGCGCGCTCCTGCGCATGCAGCTTGAAGCCGGGCACGCATTGCAGAGTGACTTGCACGATGATGCCCAGTGCGCCGAGGCCTACTCTGGCGGCTGAGAAGAGCTCAGGGTTGCGTGTTGCCGAGCACTCGAGGATCTCCCCGCTGCCGGTGACTAGGGTCAGACCCACCACCTGGGTGGCAATGCCGCCGAAGTTCAATCCGGTGCCGTGAGTTCCGGTCGAAATGGCGCCGGCAATGCTCTGTCGGTCAATATCTCCCATATTTGT is a window encoding:
- a CDS encoding FAD-binding protein; this encodes MTQLDGAPCTERTTTVVIGSGLSGLAVATELSRRGVNSIVVDHCELFGTGTANAKHQVSEPGSLTERGEVLRVLRHYASSHSLDIRTRAKAKELSINPLSTQRWTIETSEGALSADNIVLTHCAQNQLRRFLASLGIAIGRDVITAVRALGIYLVGVNDAIIPSTREILLQAKNVSQAICLQRETSQAALG
- a CDS encoding D-arabinono-1,4-lactone oxidase encodes the protein MSTLVSRNTQDWHNWAGDQRCTPERINRPSTVQEIVTLIGQAAERGGRIKAVGAGHSFTDIALTDGYLLELGNLSGLHSVDRVTGRATFAAGTRLHRIPALLAPYDLALTNMGDIDRQSIAGAISTGTHGTGLNFGGIATQVVGLTLVTGSGEILECSATRNPELFSAARVGLGALGIIVQVTLQCVPGFKLHAQERAEPLEQVLETLPKRMAEADHFEFYWFPHTEVALTKSNTRTALGQRTGPSRGARPLSRSQHLLDDVLVSNKLFAAICRGTNVFPGSIPTVNRMASKLTGNREYTDRSYKVFATERSVRFREMEFAVPFSELDTVLRELKAMIARRRFNVSFPIEVRCAAADDIPLSTASGRQTGYIAVHQYWRTDPFEFFKAAQEIFVAHQGRPHWGKWHFLQSTELAELYPAMEKFCRLRNSVDPGGVFTNDYLDRVLLSRSA